In the genome of Mytilus edulis chromosome 3, xbMytEdul2.2, whole genome shotgun sequence, one region contains:
- the LOC139517103 gene encoding uncharacterized protein — protein MAYSKQCGFLRNLVRNQCQIEQKEVEIVAIESGLQELIHKILFAVEKEYSWFKISRILPSGSFYEGTKIGNLDEFDYMIVLQALSGDDIELHDGCNPWYKRIEIKDENHCFNRYRCRVRYENTAYNYRYHLHTSKYIVSDFWHAVTKFQKSTKLSVEIPQGILTHDENESDKLLFTYIKRTGIPESTSQDKDRCLLVPIQRMDIGVDLMMSIEHPCLESVAKCDGFPSEYKELLMKHGCHIVIKSCHIQHFPEPTCYFISFAALELELMKNLDEHHKKCYKILKCLLTGEMNFKGKCMNLSSYVLKTAFLFHVYGSKGCTYFSLDTKCINEVLDYLSSCFYNIRMPCFFARDMNTWGHILEFPVHSWTGWDCYDSRRIAFCFLWVKLWCKIVHFVKTAISAENIPKMDDWYTLHDKCEYMKRTIYYLLEKYTDWDNKDVQRGIMTNEELKGKNLASCSDEQFTQFVKKLQEFYNIKLSFLL, from the coding sequence CTTACTCTAAACAATGCGGATTCCTTAGAAATCTTGTTCGTAATCAGTGTCAAATAGAACAAAAGGAAGTAGAAATAGTAGCTATTGAATCAGGCCTCCAAGaattaattcacaaaatattatTTGCAGTCGAAAAAGAATATTCTTGGTTTAAAATCTCGAGAATATTACCTTCAGGCAGTTTTTATGAAGGAACTAAAATAGGGAACTTAGACGAATTCGACTACATGATCGTTTTACAAGCCCTATCTGGAGATGATATTGAACTCCATGATGGATGTAATCCTTGGTATAAAAGAATTGAGATTAAAGATGAAAATCACTGTTTCAACAGATATCGTTGTAGAGTTCGTTACGAGAATACTGCTTACAATTATCGCTATCATTTGCACACTTCAAAATACATTGTATCAGATTTTTGGCATGCTGTGACCAAATTTCAAAAATCGACAAAATTGTCTGTTGAAATACCCCAGGGGATCTTAACTCATGACGAAAACGAAAGTGATAAATTGCTATTTACATATATCAAAAGGACAGGAATTCCTGAATCAACTAGCCAAGACAAGGACCGTTGCTTACTTGTTCCAATACAAAGAATGGATATAGGAGTTGATCTAATGATGTCAATAGAACATCCATGCCTGGAGTCAGTAGCTAAATGTGATGGGTTTCCATCGGAATACAAAGAACTCCTGATGAAGCATGGCTGCCACATTGTTATCAAATCCTGTCATATTCAACACTTTCCAGAGCCGACATGTTACTTTATTTCTTTTGCAGCTCTAGAGCTCGAACTAATGAAAAACCTCGACGAACATCACAAGAAATGCTACAAGATATTAAAATGCCTTCTTACTGGAGAAATGAACTTCAAAGGAAAATGCATGAATTTATCTTCGTATGTACTTAAAACAGCTTTCCTTTTTCATGTTTATGGGAGCAAAGGATGCACTTATTTTAGTTTGGATACAAAATGCATTAACGAAGTTTTAGACTATCTGTCTTCCTGTTTTTATAATATAAGGATGCCATGTTTCTTTGCTAGAGACATGAATACTTGGGGACACATCCTGGAATTTCCAGTCCATAGTTGGACAGGTTGGGATTGTTATGACTCCAGAAGAATCGCATTTTGCTTCTTGTGGGTAAAATTGTGGTGTAAAATTGTCCATTTCGTCAAGACCGCCATTTCAGCGGAAAATATTCCGAAAATGGACGACTGGTACACACTACATGATAAATGTGAGTACATGAAGAGAACCATTTATTACCTACTAGAAAAGTACACAGATTGGGACAACAAGGACGTGCAAAGAGGAATAATGACCAATGAGGAGCTTAAAGGCAAAAACCTTGCCTCCTGTTCTGATGAACAATTTACTCAATTTGTTAAGAAATTGCAGgagttttataatataaaattgagttttcttttgtaa